A genomic stretch from Pseudomonas sp. MUP55 includes:
- the kdpC gene encoding potassium-transporting ATPase subunit KdpC → MTNIIRPALSLLVLMTLITGVAYPLVVTGVAQVAFPDQANGSLVRDASGKVRGSSLIAQDFSGDGWFHPRPSAGAFATVSSSASNLGPSNPALATRIFDDANKQQVPGQGPVPLASLTTSGSGLDPHLPPPAIAYQLARVAAARNVPVSTLQRLLDEHIESPLVGPPVVNVLALNMALEKL, encoded by the coding sequence ATGACCAACATAATCCGCCCGGCCCTGAGCCTGCTGGTGCTCATGACCCTGATCACCGGCGTGGCCTATCCATTGGTGGTGACCGGCGTCGCGCAAGTCGCTTTCCCGGACCAGGCCAACGGCAGCCTGGTGCGCGATGCCAGCGGCAAGGTGCGCGGCTCCAGCCTGATCGCCCAGGATTTCAGCGGTGATGGCTGGTTCCATCCACGCCCCTCGGCCGGGGCATTCGCGACCGTTTCCAGCAGCGCCAGCAACCTGGGGCCGAGCAACCCCGCGCTGGCCACGCGTATCTTCGATGACGCAAATAAACAACAGGTGCCTGGCCAGGGGCCGGTGCCGTTGGCCTCGCTCACAACCTCCGGCAGCGGGCTCGATCCGCACTTGCCACCGCCGGCAATTGCCTATCAACTGGCGCGAGTGGCAGCCGCGCGAAATGTGCCAGTGTCGACCTTGCAGCGGTTGCTGGACGAACACATCGAAAGCCCGCTGGTGGGGCCACCCGTCGTCAACGTACTGGCACTGAACATGGCCTTGGAAAAACTCTAA
- a CDS encoding sensor histidine kinase KdpD yields MSDSGRADALLADLPRNGRGRLKVFLGAAPGVGKTYAMLQAAHTQLRQGVPLIAGVVETHGRAETEALLSGLPQQPLLRSEYRGVMLEEMDLDGLLAAKPKLVLVDELAHSNAPGSRHEKRWQDIQELLAAGINVFTTVNVQHLESLNDQVRGITGVQVRETLPDWVLQEADELLLIDLPSRELLERLRDGKVYVPEQARAAIDAFFTQTNLMALRELAMQTAAAHVDDDLAQGYRQLGQAAPAVRGRLLVGIDGDAQAERLVRHASRVAQRRHLPWSLVHVDNGRARDEQSRLRLQNAQQLAERLGGEVVLLRAGEVAKTLIQHAGERRASLVLVGQSRMRWRRRLFGGGLAARLLRNARGLEINVLDSDDIPAPPRLPDARGLRWFDYALAVVATVVAAGVAWGVSSVLPLPNISLVFLAAVLLVAVRSSLGPSLVCAALSFMTYDFLFIPPNFSFAIQREEDVLTLLFFLLMAALTGNLAARQRRQLQALRDTQEETSELLDLSRKLTAATDRQAVVSAAAHHLQGWNDLDVCLINRDSQGGWMIETGGPLTLSEAERAAADWAWQHDQPAGKGTGTLPFGRWWWWPLSGEEGPLGLLGVSAKAGMDLSGQRRRLLTALSQPLAQALARAQLGQELESARLHGETEQLRSALLASVSHDLRTPLTSMRGSIDSLLALGEAIPLEDRRELLEGTRDEAERLDRYIQNLLDMTRLGHGALKLARDWVSPGDIVGSALGRLRAVLAPLQVSTDVPPELPLLYVHAALIEQALVNVMENAARFSPPQGRLQLSAGVVDSQLFFAVADEGPGIPEDERAKIFDMFYTAARGDRGGQGTGLGLAICQGMVGAHGGHISVADGIDGRGTCITLFLPLQSQPGLDTDL; encoded by the coding sequence ATGAGCGACTCCGGCCGCGCCGATGCCCTGCTAGCCGATCTGCCCCGCAACGGCCGTGGCCGGCTCAAAGTTTTCCTCGGCGCCGCCCCCGGCGTGGGCAAGACCTACGCCATGCTCCAGGCGGCCCACACCCAGCTGCGCCAGGGTGTGCCACTGATTGCCGGGGTCGTCGAAACCCACGGCCGTGCGGAAACCGAAGCGCTGCTCAGCGGCCTGCCGCAACAACCGCTGCTGCGCAGCGAATACCGTGGCGTGATGCTCGAAGAAATGGACCTCGACGGCCTGCTCGCCGCCAAGCCCAAACTGGTGCTGGTCGACGAACTGGCCCATAGCAACGCCCCCGGCAGCCGGCATGAAAAGCGCTGGCAGGACATTCAGGAGCTGCTCGCTGCCGGCATCAACGTGTTCACCACCGTCAACGTCCAGCACCTGGAAAGTCTGAATGACCAGGTGCGCGGCATCACCGGCGTGCAGGTGCGTGAAACCCTGCCGGACTGGGTGCTGCAAGAGGCTGACGAGTTACTGCTGATCGACCTGCCGTCCCGCGAGTTGTTGGAGCGTTTGCGCGACGGCAAGGTGTATGTGCCCGAACAGGCGCGCGCGGCCATCGATGCGTTTTTCACCCAAACCAACTTGATGGCCCTGCGCGAGCTGGCCATGCAAACGGCTGCAGCCCATGTCGATGACGACCTGGCCCAAGGGTATCGCCAACTCGGCCAGGCTGCCCCGGCGGTACGTGGTCGTTTGCTGGTGGGTATAGATGGCGACGCTCAAGCCGAACGTCTGGTGCGCCACGCCAGTCGAGTCGCCCAGCGTCGGCATTTGCCCTGGAGCCTGGTGCATGTCGACAACGGCCGTGCACGCGATGAGCAGTCGCGCCTGCGCCTGCAAAACGCCCAGCAACTGGCCGAGCGGCTGGGTGGGGAAGTGGTGTTGCTGCGCGCTGGAGAAGTGGCCAAGACGCTGATCCAGCATGCCGGCGAACGCCGCGCCAGCCTGGTGCTGGTCGGTCAGTCGCGTATGCGCTGGCGTCGACGGCTGTTCGGCGGTGGCCTCGCCGCACGCTTGTTGCGCAACGCGCGGGGCCTGGAAATCAACGTGCTCGACAGCGACGATATTCCCGCACCGCCGCGCCTGCCGGATGCGCGTGGGCTGCGCTGGTTCGACTACGCCTTGGCCGTGGTGGCGACCGTTGTCGCGGCCGGCGTGGCCTGGGGCGTGTCCAGCGTATTGCCGTTGCCGAATATCTCGCTGGTGTTTCTTGCAGCGGTCCTGCTGGTGGCGGTGCGCAGCAGCCTGGGGCCTTCGCTGGTGTGTGCGGCCTTGTCGTTCATGACCTACGACTTTCTGTTTATCCCGCCGAATTTTTCCTTTGCCATCCAGCGTGAGGAGGATGTCCTCACCCTGTTGTTTTTCCTGTTGATGGCGGCGCTCACCGGCAACCTGGCCGCCCGCCAGCGTCGGCAACTGCAGGCGCTGCGCGATACTCAGGAAGAAACCAGCGAACTGCTCGACCTGTCACGCAAGCTCACTGCGGCCACAGATCGCCAGGCCGTTGTCAGTGCGGCGGCTCATCACCTGCAAGGCTGGAATGACTTGGATGTGTGCCTGATCAATCGCGACAGCCAGGGCGGGTGGATGATCGAGACCGGCGGCCCGCTGACCCTTAGCGAGGCCGAACGTGCCGCTGCCGACTGGGCTTGGCAGCACGATCAACCGGCAGGCAAAGGCACCGGCACCTTGCCATTTGGGCGTTGGTGGTGGTGGCCGTTGTCGGGTGAAGAGGGCCCGCTCGGCTTGCTGGGCGTCAGCGCGAAGGCCGGCATGGACTTGAGCGGCCAACGTCGCCGTCTGCTCACGGCCTTGAGCCAGCCGCTGGCCCAGGCGCTGGCGCGGGCACAGCTGGGGCAGGAGTTGGAGTCCGCGCGTTTGCACGGCGAAACCGAACAACTGCGCAGCGCCTTGCTCGCCTCCGTATCCCACGATTTGCGCACGCCGCTGACCTCCATGCGCGGCAGTATCGACAGCCTGCTGGCGCTGGGCGAGGCGATCCCTTTGGAGGATCGTCGCGAATTGCTCGAAGGCACCCGCGACGAGGCCGAGCGTCTCGACCGCTATATCCAGAACCTGCTGGACATGACCCGCCTGGGCCACGGCGCGCTGAAGCTGGCCCGCGATTGGGTCTCGCCCGGCGATATCGTCGGCAGCGCCCTTGGCCGATTGCGCGCGGTGCTGGCACCGTTGCAGGTGAGTACCGATGTACCGCCGGAGCTGCCGCTGCTCTACGTGCATGCGGCATTGATCGAGCAGGCTTTGGTCAATGTCATGGAAAACGCTGCGCGCTTTTCGCCGCCCCAGGGCCGTTTGCAATTGAGCGCCGGGGTGGTGGACAGCCAGCTGTTTTTTGCCGTGGCCGATGAGGGGCCGGGGATTCCCGAGGATGAGCGGGCAAAGATCTTTGACATGTTCTACACCGCTGCCCGCGGTGATCGGGGCGGGCAAGGCACCGGTCTTGGCTTGGCGATCTGCCAGGGCATGGTCGGCGCGCACGGTGGGCATATCAGCGTGGCGGATGGCATTGATGGGCGGGGCACCTGCATCACCCTGTTTCTGCCGCTACAATCTCAGCCGGGTTTGGATACTGACCTTTGA
- a CDS encoding response regulator encodes MSQTATILVIDDEPQIRKFLRISLASQGYKVIEAGTGNEGLAQAALSKPDLLVLDLGLPDMDGQQVLREFREWSTVPVLVLSVRASEGQKVEALDGGANDYVTKPFGIQEFLARVRALLRQAPAGEAQEAALNFGPLTVDLAYRRVLLDGAEVALTRKEYAVLAQLARHPGRVITQQQLLKDIWGPTHTEDSHYLRIVVGHLRQKLADDPTQPRFIVTEAGVGYRLLNA; translated from the coding sequence ATGAGCCAGACCGCGACGATTCTAGTCATTGATGACGAACCGCAGATCCGCAAATTCCTGCGCATCAGCCTGGCCTCCCAGGGCTATAAGGTGATCGAAGCCGGCACCGGCAACGAAGGCCTCGCCCAGGCGGCATTGAGCAAGCCGGATTTACTCGTGCTCGACCTGGGCCTGCCCGATATGGACGGCCAGCAAGTGCTGCGCGAGTTTCGCGAATGGTCGACGGTGCCGGTACTGGTGCTGTCGGTGCGGGCCAGCGAAGGCCAGAAGGTCGAAGCCCTTGATGGCGGCGCCAACGACTACGTGACCAAGCCCTTCGGCATCCAGGAATTCCTCGCCCGCGTACGCGCGCTGTTGCGTCAGGCACCGGCGGGCGAGGCCCAGGAAGCGGCGCTGAATTTCGGCCCGCTGACGGTTGACCTGGCCTACCGCCGCGTCCTGCTGGACGGCGCCGAAGTGGCGTTGACCCGCAAGGAATACGCAGTGCTGGCGCAACTGGCGCGGCATCCTGGGCGGGTGATTACCCAGCAGCAATTGCTCAAGGACATCTGGGGCCCGACTCATACCGAAGACAGCCACTACCTGCGTATCGTGGTGGGGCATTTGCGCCAGAAGCTGGCGGATGATCCGACCCAGCCGCGGTTTATCGTGACGGAGGCGGGGGTGGGGTATCGGTTGCTGAATGCTTAG
- a CDS encoding patatin-like phospholipase family protein yields MKKRVALVLGSGGARGYAHIGVIEEIERRGYDIACIAGCSMGAVVGGIYAAGKLDEYRNWIESLDYLDVLRLVDVSFRLGAIRGEKVFGQIRKIVGEINIEALRIPYTAVATDLTNQQEIWFQEGCLHQAMRASAAIPSLFTPVMQGNRMLVDGGLLNPLPIVPVVSSHCDLIIAVNLNATNQKHYHLPVIQRPPAFKSRFNSLAKSLGSHLPFRRKQAEQLMKLEQEALQAQAAEINPWLESAEPESQQPAAAPEKPGAPKSATGSFIIDNVGPASLLDLINQSFEVMQTSLAQYKIAGYPPDVLINVPKRVCRFFEFYKAPELIALGREIASDTLDRYESEQS; encoded by the coding sequence ATGAAGAAACGTGTTGCCTTAGTGCTGGGCTCCGGCGGAGCCAGGGGCTATGCCCATATCGGGGTGATCGAGGAAATCGAACGACGCGGCTATGACATCGCCTGTATTGCCGGCTGCTCCATGGGCGCCGTGGTCGGCGGGATCTATGCGGCCGGCAAGCTGGACGAGTACCGGAACTGGATCGAAAGCCTTGATTACCTCGACGTCTTGCGCCTGGTGGATGTGAGCTTTCGTCTGGGCGCGATTCGCGGCGAAAAGGTATTCGGGCAGATCCGCAAGATCGTCGGCGAAATCAATATCGAAGCGCTGCGCATCCCCTACACCGCTGTGGCCACCGACCTCACCAACCAACAGGAAATCTGGTTCCAGGAAGGCTGCCTGCACCAGGCCATGCGCGCCTCGGCAGCGATCCCCAGCCTGTTCACACCGGTGATGCAGGGCAACCGCATGCTGGTGGATGGCGGCTTGCTCAACCCGCTGCCCATCGTGCCGGTGGTGTCGAGCCATTGCGACTTGATCATTGCCGTCAACCTCAACGCCACCAACCAGAAGCACTACCATTTGCCGGTGATCCAGCGCCCGCCAGCCTTCAAAAGCCGCTTTAACAGCCTGGCCAAATCATTGGGTTCGCACCTGCCGTTTCGGCGCAAACAGGCAGAGCAGTTGATGAAGCTCGAACAGGAAGCCTTGCAGGCCCAGGCCGCCGAGATCAACCCGTGGCTGGAGTCCGCCGAGCCCGAATCCCAGCAACCCGCCGCCGCGCCGGAAAAACCCGGTGCGCCAAAGTCGGCCACGGGCTCGTTCATCATCGACAACGTGGGGCCGGCCTCCCTGCTGGACTTGATTAACCAGAGCTTCGAGGTGATGCAGACATCATTGGCACAGTACAAAATCGCCGGCTACCCGCCAGACGTGCTGATCAACGTGCCAAAGCGGGTGTGCCGGTTTTTCGAGTTCTACAAGGCGCCGGAATTGATCGCGCTGGGACGGGAAATTGCCAGCGATACGTTGGATCGGTATGAGAGTGAGCAGTCTTGA